The DNA window GTCGAAACCCATGTAGCCGATACTGCCCGAATAGAAGCTGCGGCTCAGGCTTTCGTACCGGTCGATCAGCCGCATCGCCATATGCTTGGGTGCCCCGGAGAGCGTACCTGCCGGAAACGTCTCGGCGACGATTTGCAGCGGATCAGCCTCGGGCGTGAGCGTGCCGACGACTTTCGAAACGAGGTGAATGACGTGGGAATAGTATTGAATCTCCTTGAACGTCTCGACTTTGACCACGTCGCAGTTGCGGCTCAGGTCGTTGCGCGCCAGATCGACCAGCATCACGTGCTCCGCTGATTCCTTGGGGTCGTCGTAGAGTTTCTGGGCGAGTTCGGCGTCTTTCGCGTCGTCGCCCGTACGTCGGAACGTGCCCGCGATGGGGTAAATCGTGGCCTGCCGGTCTTTCACCACAATCTGCGATTCGGGCGACGAGCCGAACAGTTTGAAATTGCCGTAGTCGAAGTAGAACAGGTACGGCGAGGGGTTCAGCGACCGCAGTGCCCGGTAGACGTTGAATTCGTCGCCCACGAACGGGGTAGAAAACCGGCGCGATAACACAATCTGAAACACGTCGCCCCGCTGACAGTGGTCTTTTCCTTTTTGAATCACCGCCCGGAACTCATCATCCGTAAAGTTTGATTCTTCGTGGCCGTCGGGGCTGAACGAATACGTCGGGTAGTTACGGCCCGTAATCAGGTCGCTGATATCGTCGAGGGTGCTGTCGGGTTGTGCTTCGCCGTCCTGTAAATAGCTGTGTTCAAACAGGTGTAGCTCGTCTTTGAAATGGTTGATTGCCAGTACGTAGCGGTACACCATAAATAGAGCCGCTGGCATCTCATTTTCGGTCGGCACAGGGGCATTCAGCTGAATATCCTCGAAACTCTGCACCGACGGATAGCCGAAGTAGCCAAACAGCCCGTTGGTGATGAACGAAAACGGGGCTTTCTCGTGCTGAAACCGGTCTTTGAACTGCTGTAGCGCGGTTGGCATACCGGGCCGGTCGATCTCACGCACCGTTGGTTCCTGCCCCGGTAGCTGTTCGGTTAGCTGCGTGCCCTGATACGAGAATTTGGCGACGGGGTCGAAAGCGATATACGAGAAACTGTTGTCGTTGCCGTGGTAGTCGGAGCTTTCGAGCAGGATACTGTTCAGAAACCGGTCGCGGATGCGGAGGTAGATGCTGACCGGTGTGATGATGTCGGCCAGCATTCGTTTGTGACGGCTGACGACGCGGAAGGTGGGGTTTGAATCGGGCATGGTTTTGTGTGTAAGTAGCGTGTGATGGACAAAAAATAAGGCTCACCGGGATGACGGTGAGCCTTGATATCTGTTGATAAACAGTCATAGGGGCAACCCTCATCCCGGATAGGAAGAGTGCCACCACCAAATCATGTTTACCGAGTTATTCATGTCTTCTGAAAACCTAGTGTAAATAAATTTTTAAGACTTACTTGTCGGGGTGGCGGGATTCGAACCCACGACCTCTACGTCCCGAACGTAGCGCGCTACCAGGCTGCGCTACACCCCGAGTGGGACACAAAGGTATGGCCTTTATGAATTACCCGGCAAACCGGGCGAGATTTTTTTTGTGATGAAATGCACAAGGGCATCCGGCATCTCGTAGGGAATCAAGTGACCGGCCCCGTCGAGTACCTCGAACGTCGCGTTGGGTAGGGTCGGTAACGTTAGTTCAGGCTGCACATCGGGGGAAAGAGCGTTGTCTTTATTACCAGCTATGATTGATACCGGAACGACGACGCGGCTCATCCTGTCGGCAATGTCTTCCTTACTTCCTGCCGTCAGCCACGCGTCCCAGGCTACCTCGCTGGTGCGGAGGTTATCGGTAATAATTTGCTGACGATCAGCCCTTGAAACGGGCTTCGCCGTAATGTTCTCAAAAGTTTTAACAGCGGCCTGCTCGGTACCATGCGTTTCCAGCATCTCCTTTCGGTCTTTTTCGGGAATCGGCTCCGGGTGCGGTGGCGAAGGCGACACCAGTAACACCTGCTGTAACCCCACTGGCTGACGTGAAGCCAGATTGAGTACCACCTTCCCACTCATCGAATGGCCAATCAGTATGTACTGATCGACAGCTAGTTGTTCCAGCGTGCCGACTACGTCATCGGTCATGTCATCGACGCTGTACCCTGCTTTGGGTGCCGGGCTGTCGCCGTGGCCCCGCAGATCGACAGCGACACAGCGGTGCTTTATTTCCAATTGCGCTGCTACTGCCTGCCATTCTGCTGCTGAACCACCGAAGTAATGTAGAAAAACCAATGTCAGCGGGCCTTGTCCGCTTGCTATAGTATGTAACTCAACCGTCGCTTCCATGTGACTATTTTGTGCGGGTATAACTGGTTGTTCGGATATGGGTTTTAGTGCAGAAAAAATTTTCGACGCTTTTCCAACCTTACTACGGCCTGATTGCACTTTAGTACACAGCACCCAAAAACCATGTTTCGCTTGGCAACATCGTCCGACATACCCGAACGCGACCTCGTCGAGCGATGTCTGTCGATTACCGATCAGGCAACCCGGCGGCTGGCACAGCGGCAGTTGTATGAGCGGTATAAGCGGGCCATGTTTTCCACGGCCTATCGGATCACGAATGATTACGACAATGCCAATGATGCCCTACAGGACGCGTTTGTAGCAGTGTTCCGAAGCCTGCATCAATTCACGTTTGACTCGACACTGGGGGCTTGGATCAAGACAATTGTCGTGCGGAACGCGGTTCGCAAGCAGCAACTGGAAAGCCGGTTTATTGGGATTGACGAAGCCACGCATGACCAGCCAATACGATTGCCGGAGGGGTTGACGGGTGCCGAGCTGGACACGGTAATCCGAACTTTGCCCGACGGCGCGCGAACGGTTTTTCTCCTTGCGGAAGTCGAAGGCTATGCGCACAGGGAGATCGCCGACATGCTAAACATCACCGAAGGCACGTCGAAATCACAACTGAATTACGCACGCCGACTTTTAAGACAGCGACTGAGCAATGACTACCAATAAATTATTCCCCGATCTGCCTGAATACGACCCGCATCCCGACCTCTGGAATCGGATCGATGCCGATCTGACGGCCGCAGATCAATTCGATAAAGTGATTAGCAACCTGCCGCAGACTGACCCGAAAGCAGATCTGTGGGAAACGATCGAAGCCGAACTGGACGGACAGGTATTACCTCACCCCGCCGTTCAGCAACCGAAGAGCCAGGCTGGTCAGTTGATCCGGCCCTTGTGGGTCACGCTGACGGCTGCGGCTGCGGTAGCGGCCATCGTCCTGATTGGCTTCTGGACAAACCGGCAACCAGACGCCAGCGAACGGATGGAATACGCGGTTGAGACGGGCGCTGCTGGTGCCGCCAGCCCGGTCCCGGCTGATAGCGATGCTGACCGACGGGCGGAAGCATTCATTGCACAGCAGTGCGCTGCCCAGACGATCGCCTGTCAGCAACCTGAAGTGCATGAACTCCGCAATCAACTAGCTGAACTAGCCACGGAAGAGCAACGGCTGAATCAGGAGCGGCAAACGTTCGGCGATGATCCGATGCTGATTCGGGCGCAGGTAAAAGTCGAAAATCAGCGGGCTGAAGTAACGAAAGAACTCATAACCCTGCTCCGCTCATGAACAACCAATTGACAGTCTGGTGGCTGCTCGTGTGGTTTGGGCTATGCCTGCCGGGTGTGGTCGTGCGGGCGCAACCGTCGCTTCAGGTCGTAATGAAGGTGGTGGAGAAAGAGCTACCCTACTCGGCGGGCCAACGAGTGCGGCTGACGGCAGAAAAAGCCGACGTAAGCATACATGGCTGGAACCGGCCGGTGGTGTCGGTTCGGATACGGCTGACGGCTAAGCACACTGATCGAACTGTTGCCGAACGGGAGGTGGCGTATCAGCAATACACGATACAACAAATGGGTGCTGATATCGACCTGTCGAACCGGTATGCTGTGCCGCGCGGGGCGGGAAAGGTACAGAGTCAGTTGAAAGCAATTTACGATATCAGCGTACCAGTTGGTGCGTTGCTACAGTTGAAAAATTCGTTTGGCGATGTGCGGCTCACCGACCTGACCGGCGATGTAAACCTGACGTTTGAGTTCGGTAAACTTTCGCTGGACGACATTGGCGGAAAACTGGCTGTTCGGTCTAGTTACGGCGACATCGATGGGCGCGGGGTCGATGCTACGCTAACGCTTAACGCCGAAAAAGCCGATGTTATGCTGCGCGATATGGCCGGACGCGCCACTATAAAGAGTCGATACGGTAAGCTGACGGTCGTGCCAACCCCCTCAATGACCGGTTTGATGATCGAAGCATCGCGCACAGAAATTCTTGTGGCCGCCCGTCGCATCACCGATTTTCAGTACGACATCATCACCACGTTTTCCGACATCCGCGTACCCGAAGCGCAGCAGAGCGAGCTAGGGAAGCTGGGGAGCAAGCAAACCTTCACCTATCAGCCACCCGGACGCAAATCGCTGATTCAAATTCAGAACAGCTACAGTAACGTGACCATACAGGCCGACAAATCACTCGTAGATCGATAAATCCATGACCAACAGTTTTATGAAAACAGGCAAACGCATTGGCATCGTCGGGCTGGCGTGCCTGATTGCTACAGCCGCCCGAGCGCAGCAATGGACCTTCGGCCCGAAATTGGAATTGGGCTTATCGGCCCGGTCTACTTCAGCGGGTGAAGTAACGATCGGCGACGTATCAGTAGAAAGTGGCTCCAATGCCGGTGATGCGTTGGGCGCTGGGATCGGTGGGTTTGCCCGCTACGATCGGTCGCGCTGGTACGGACAGGCCGAGTTGCTCACGCAGCGGGCCAACGTAGCCAATTACTATATCAGCGGGCCAAGGAGCGGATTCTCGGAGTATGCCCGCGTGTCTCGCTTCGCCGGACGGGTATTGGGCGGCTACAAACCGCTGCCGTGGCTCCGCTTTACCGTAGGGGTGGCTGCAAACCAATACCGGCGAAACCAGGAAGACCAGTATGCTCCCAGTATTGCCAGTTATTATAGACTGGCCGATATGTATCCGGCTTACAAAGATGAGTACTTGGCCTCCGTACGAACGTACGAGGTGGCCCAGTCAGTCAACAGCAGCTTCAAAAAAGTATCAGTAGATGTGCTGGCTGGTGTTGGCGTCGATGTGGGTGGGCTTACGATTGATATTATGAATAGCAGTTCACTGACGCCGGTTGTCGATGGAATTACGCATCAGGGTCAGGTTTACGACCTGCGGCAGAAATACAGTAACTGGTCGCTGCAACTGGGCTATCGACTGTTTCCGGTGAAGGCGCATTTACTGGCCCCACGCCGGTCGAACCGGGCGTACGAGCGCATCAAAAAAGATATACCCTTCTACCGCAACGAAGTTCATATAGCGGGTGGGCTGCTGGGTGAAGACATTGGCAGTGCCTTTCTGTACGAAAACCGGTACACACGTTACCTGACCCGGCGAGTTGGTCTGTCAGTGGGTGCCAACATTATGCGGCTGTCCAAGGGGTATCTGCCCGGACAGACAACGGAGGTTCAGTTATTGCCCGCTGTCCGGTTCCTGCCGCTCTATAGCCGTCGACATATCATTGGGCTATCTACCGGTCCTTTGCTTCGCTATGAGTCCGGGTACAGAATATTCTCCGGCCGCTCTGGAGCCAATGGCCCAACAACGGTCAATCTGCGAAACGATTCAGGAGCCAGAACATTCTCGGCTGGTATACAGGGCACTGTCGATTACCAGTTTGCCATTTCTGACCGACTGCTCGTCGGACCGTGGCTGCGGCTCTCGTCAGACTACGCCTATGCAGGTATTCAGGCTGGGTACCGTTTCTAATTCTTACTGCTACACCGATTATGATAAATGTATTTATGAATCGATTGGCTATTGTAATTGGTCTGCTAATGACTGGCGGAGCCGCCGTTGCGCAGGTATCATCATCGTACCGCTTTGAGCTGGAAGCCGGTGGTGGGCTAATACGGTTGCCCAACGTGGACTACAATGGCTGGTCGGCCAAACAGCAACTAACTACGTACATCAAACCAAGGCTGGGAGTTTCTGTCGGGATAAACTGGGCTGGTGCGAGCAATATTGCTCCCCTTTCCTACTTGCCAGACCAGTATGGCCTGCCTAATCCGGCACGACTCAACGAATTTTACGTCCGTTCAGATCGGATGCTTGATCTGTCGGCGGTGGTGTTGCCTGTGCTGACCCGGTATCATCAGGTGTCTATCCGGGTAGGAATATCAGCGTATCGTAGTAGTACGACGCAGGTTGATAGTCTGATTTACTACGATCCACGCGATCGTTCGAACTATGAAACGGTTCTCCACCAGCGCACGACTGACCGGTTATCGCCTTTACTTGGCGTTGGATACGACTATCGGCTGTCGAATCGCTGGTCGGTGGGGGCTTACGCGACAGCGTATTTGAACGCGCCCGACCGGCAGACCGCATCGACGTTTGGGCTGCGAACTGCTTACCGATTCAACGTCAGTGCTGATTCGCTGGGCCTGGCGTCGATCGACAAAGGTGCGATACGAACAGGTATCCGATTGGCTGGCAACGTTTCGGCGTCGAACGGGAGAACGGTTGCCGATTTCTACAGGCTTCGGGGAATTGGGGGGCTTTGGGCCGAAGTGCCGCTTTCGCTGACATGGCAATTCCGGGCGGAGCTCAACTACGCACAACGCAGCGCACAGACAGACGAGGTACGGACCGGGCGTGTGCGGTTTTTGCCGGGCAGCAACAACCGAAACTATCTGGAAATTCCGTTGCTTTTCCGTAACGAAGTCGCGTATAAATGGCATCTGTACATCGGGCCTTACTTCGCTACCTTGTTGAATGGTCGGGCTGAGTCAGACGGAAAGCCGGTAGCGGTTGTACCGCACTCTGTCGTTGGCGTAATCGTCGGGGCCGACTATCAGTTGTCTGATCGCTTCTCGGTAGATGTCCGCTATCAGCGTGACATGGTCCAACTGTCAAGTCGTCCTTATGGCGGGTTGCACGGCTTCCAACTGGGGATAAACTGGGCTTTTCAGCGTAGCAACCCGTAGTTGCTACGCTGAAAAGTAATGGTACTGCTATATCTCAACCTTCAGCCGGGCGGGGCGGTCCGAGATTTCGAGCATCTCCGCGTGGGGAACGACCGTAATCTGACCAAACTCGTCAAGGATTCGCTTATAAGCGGCTGCAACCGGGCGGGGCTTCCGATCCAGATCGTATAGACCGCATTCGTTGACTTTGTTGTTTTGTTCAGCTAACTGCGTGTCCCAGTCGATCTGGTCAGTCAGGCTGTACCAGGTGAAACCGAGCACCGGTACCCCATCGCGACGCATTCGCAAGATGCTGATCCACTGTTTATTGAGCCAGTCGGAGGCCAGTTCGGACTCGAACACGTTGGTTTCCGTGTGCATCACCGGCTTTTTGTACCGGACGTAGTAATCCTTCGTGATCTCATACCAGCCTAGCACATCCATCGAGATCTGAATCGACCCGTCGGGTAGGCGGATGCGCTCGTTGCGGCCGTAATAGTCGTTGCCCATAATCTGATAACCCGGCGGCTGACCTGCCATAAACCAGTCGTATTCCTGCCGGGTCATGCCGTTGTCGAGCAGATACATACCGACCGTTGCCGAAGGTGGGTTTGCGTAAAGCAGATCGAGGGATAGAAAGCGAAGCTCGTTTTCCAGCGATACTTCGGGCGACGGAGTGGCGTACAATTCGTGGGTATACTCGGCACTTTCGCTTTGTACGATGATGCAGTCGTTGCGGTGTTTGGCAATCTGCTGCGTACCAATGATACTGGCGGCCGTTGCGTGCTTCATCGCCGTAACGAAGCCTTTATCTGACTTTAGCTGTTCGTTCCAGATACCATCTTTGCCGCTGGCTTTCGCCGTGACGTAAATCTCGTTGACGGGCGTGTAGTAGCGCACCCACGGGTATCGCTTAGCTACTTCTTCGGCGTATTCCGCGAAATGCATGGGTAGCTCAGGGTTCTGAAAGTTTTCGACCCAGTCAGGAACCCCAAAGTGCATCAGGTCAAGGATGGGGGTAATGCCCAACCGCTTGATTTCACCCATTGCTGCGTCGGCAAATTCCCAGTCGAACTTACCCGGTCCTTTATGAATGTCGTAGTAGGGTAAACCGTACCGTAGTACTTTTAACCCTAGTTCTTTAACCAGGCCCAGGTCTTCCTTGTAACGGTCGTAGTGGCCGCATTCCCGCAGCTGATCCCGGCGAATCTTGCCCTTCTTGATTGTTGGGTAGGAACACTCGATACCGGTAGCGAACATGAAATTGCTGGGCATTTCGGTAGGTAACCCCCGGCCGTCGTGGCCCCCGGCACCGCCGAACTGATCGCCGTCGTAACCGGCCTCCCCTATCTCTTTTTTGATGATGTCCAGAAAGCCCTTCTTTTTAGCTGCCATGTTGTTTTGGTGGAGAATCTACTCCTGATTGATGGATCAGAATGATTACTGAATTTGGCCAGGTTGAGGAAGTGTAATGTGCGATTAAACGTCCAGCCGGTTTCTATTTTTCAGAAACTGATCGGCCGTGCGTAGCGAAAGTGCCATGATCGTCAGGGCCGGGTTAACGGCGAGTGCGCTGGGGAATGTCGAGTTATCGCTGATAAACAGGTTCGGAACGTCGAACGATTGCCCATCGGCGTTGATAACGTTTGTTTCCCGGTCGTGGCCCATCCGGCAAGTGCCGATGATGTGGGCGTTACGCTGATAGTCCCATACGTTTTTCGCCCCGGCCGCGTCCCAGATTTCGCGCATGATCTTGTCGGCGTGGGCCGTCATCCGAATCTCATTTTCACCGTTGGTGAAATGAACACGTGGCTTCGGCAGACCACGACTGTCTTTTTCGTCCGACAGTTCCAGGTAGTTGAAGTCGTAGGGCAGGCAGTCGCCGAGGATATTGATACCGGCGACGTGGTTGTAAGCGCGGGCGGCCTTCTTAAACGACTCGCCCCACAGGCCGCGCTGCCGGGCCATCTGTTGCAGGTAGGTAACGGGCATTACCCCGATCGACTGAAGCAGGTAGCCACCGGCAAAATCGGCATCTTTGGGACGGTGCGTATCCTCCGAAATAACCGCGCCGGGAATACCCTTGTACGGCCGTATGTCTTCGTCGAACTCACCCCAGATCTGCAAGCCCGTGTGCGCCATGAAATTCCGGCCCACCTGCCCATTGCTGTTAGCTAATTGGTTCAGCAGCAGCAGTCGGGGTGTTTCGATGGCTCCGGCGCAGAGGAACACATACTTGCATTTCTGCCGCTTCTCCTGGTCATCCTGTATGTAAACAACCTCGCTGATACGGCCACTGCTGTCTTTGACGAGTTGGGTTACGTAACACTCTGTCCGCAGTTCCGCGCCTTTGCTCAGCGCCAGCGGGATGTACGTGACGTCCATGCTGGATTTCGCGCCAATGTTGCAACCGGCCTGACAAAAGCCCCGGTTGGCACAGGCGGGGCGATGACCAACCCCTTCCTGATAACGACCGGCCGACAAGGCTGCGTTGGCCGCCAGCGATGTTTTAATGCCCACTGCCTCACAACCGCGCTCCATTAGCTGCCCGGCCCCGTTTATGGGTAACGGGGGTGTTGGATACGACCGCTTGCGCGCTGGCCCCCACGGGTATTCCGCCGGGCCTGAAACGCCGATGAAGTGTTCGATTTCATCGTAGTATGTCGCGATTTCGTCGAAGCTGATTGGCCAGTCGACACCCACGCCGAAGTCGGTCTTCAGCTGAAGGTCGTCTGGTTGAACGCGGGGGGTGTAAGCCGTGTAGTGCAGCGTCGAGCCGCCAACGCCCGTACCGGAATTGTTGCTGCCAAACGCTACCGGGTCTTTGCCCGCGCTGAGTCGCTCGTCGTTCCAGAATAGCTTGTCCTGCGCTCGCTCGTCGGTTGGGAAGTCTTTCTTTGGGTCCCAGTACTTCCCGGCTTCGAGTGCCACGACCTTCAGACCGGCAGCGGCCAACCGGGCCATCAGGGGCGCACCCCCCGCACCGGTACCGATTACCACTGCATCGACACTATCGTTAAGGCTGAATTGATTGCTCATACGTT is part of the Spirosoma rhododendri genome and encodes:
- a CDS encoding GMC family oxidoreductase, whose product is MSNQFSLNDSVDAVVIGTGAGGAPLMARLAAAGLKVVALEAGKYWDPKKDFPTDERAQDKLFWNDERLSAGKDPVAFGSNNSGTGVGGSTLHYTAYTPRVQPDDLQLKTDFGVGVDWPISFDEIATYYDEIEHFIGVSGPAEYPWGPARKRSYPTPPLPINGAGQLMERGCEAVGIKTSLAANAALSAGRYQEGVGHRPACANRGFCQAGCNIGAKSSMDVTYIPLALSKGAELRTECYVTQLVKDSSGRISEVVYIQDDQEKRQKCKYVFLCAGAIETPRLLLLNQLANSNGQVGRNFMAHTGLQIWGEFDEDIRPYKGIPGAVISEDTHRPKDADFAGGYLLQSIGVMPVTYLQQMARQRGLWGESFKKAARAYNHVAGINILGDCLPYDFNYLELSDEKDSRGLPKPRVHFTNGENEIRMTAHADKIMREIWDAAGAKNVWDYQRNAHIIGTCRMGHDRETNVINADGQSFDVPNLFISDNSTFPSALAVNPALTIMALSLRTADQFLKNRNRLDV
- a CDS encoding family 1 glycosylhydrolase, with the protein product MAAKKKGFLDIIKKEIGEAGYDGDQFGGAGGHDGRGLPTEMPSNFMFATGIECSYPTIKKGKIRRDQLRECGHYDRYKEDLGLVKELGLKVLRYGLPYYDIHKGPGKFDWEFADAAMGEIKRLGITPILDLMHFGVPDWVENFQNPELPMHFAEYAEEVAKRYPWVRYYTPVNEIYVTAKASGKDGIWNEQLKSDKGFVTAMKHATAASIIGTQQIAKHRNDCIIVQSESAEYTHELYATPSPEVSLENELRFLSLDLLYANPPSATVGMYLLDNGMTRQEYDWFMAGQPPGYQIMGNDYYGRNERIRLPDGSIQISMDVLGWYEITKDYYVRYKKPVMHTETNVFESELASDWLNKQWISILRMRRDGVPVLGFTWYSLTDQIDWDTQLAEQNNKVNECGLYDLDRKPRPVAAAYKRILDEFGQITVVPHAEMLEISDRPARLKVEI
- a CDS encoding porin family protein; this translates as MINVFMNRLAIVIGLLMTGGAAVAQVSSSYRFELEAGGGLIRLPNVDYNGWSAKQQLTTYIKPRLGVSVGINWAGASNIAPLSYLPDQYGLPNPARLNEFYVRSDRMLDLSAVVLPVLTRYHQVSIRVGISAYRSSTTQVDSLIYYDPRDRSNYETVLHQRTTDRLSPLLGVGYDYRLSNRWSVGAYATAYLNAPDRQTASTFGLRTAYRFNVSADSLGLASIDKGAIRTGIRLAGNVSASNGRTVADFYRLRGIGGLWAEVPLSLTWQFRAELNYAQRSAQTDEVRTGRVRFLPGSNNRNYLEIPLLFRNEVAYKWHLYIGPYFATLLNGRAESDGKPVAVVPHSVVGVIVGADYQLSDRFSVDVRYQRDMVQLSSRPYGGLHGFQLGINWAFQRSNP
- a CDS encoding RNA polymerase sigma factor, with protein sequence MFRLATSSDIPERDLVERCLSITDQATRRLAQRQLYERYKRAMFSTAYRITNDYDNANDALQDAFVAVFRSLHQFTFDSTLGAWIKTIVVRNAVRKQQLESRFIGIDEATHDQPIRLPEGLTGAELDTVIRTLPDGARTVFLLAEVEGYAHREIADMLNITEGTSKSQLNYARRLLRQRLSNDYQ
- a CDS encoding DUF4097 family beta strand repeat-containing protein, with the protein product MNNQLTVWWLLVWFGLCLPGVVVRAQPSLQVVMKVVEKELPYSAGQRVRLTAEKADVSIHGWNRPVVSVRIRLTAKHTDRTVAEREVAYQQYTIQQMGADIDLSNRYAVPRGAGKVQSQLKAIYDISVPVGALLQLKNSFGDVRLTDLTGDVNLTFEFGKLSLDDIGGKLAVRSSYGDIDGRGVDATLTLNAEKADVMLRDMAGRATIKSRYGKLTVVPTPSMTGLMIEASRTEILVAARRITDFQYDIITTFSDIRVPEAQQSELGKLGSKQTFTYQPPGRKSLIQIQNSYSNVTIQADKSLVDR
- a CDS encoding anthranilate synthase component I family protein: MPDSNPTFRVVSRHKRMLADIITPVSIYLRIRDRFLNSILLESSDYHGNDNSFSYIAFDPVAKFSYQGTQLTEQLPGQEPTVREIDRPGMPTALQQFKDRFQHEKAPFSFITNGLFGYFGYPSVQSFEDIQLNAPVPTENEMPAALFMVYRYVLAINHFKDELHLFEHSYLQDGEAQPDSTLDDISDLITGRNYPTYSFSPDGHEESNFTDDEFRAVIQKGKDHCQRGDVFQIVLSRRFSTPFVGDEFNVYRALRSLNPSPYLFYFDYGNFKLFGSSPESQIVVKDRQATIYPIAGTFRRTGDDAKDAELAQKLYDDPKESAEHVMLVDLARNDLSRNCDVVKVETFKEIQYYSHVIHLVSKVVGTLTPEADPLQIVAETFPAGTLSGAPKHMAMRLIDRYESLSRSFYSGSIGYMGFDGEFNHAIMIRTFMSKNNTLYYQAGAGVVAKSVVESELQEVHNKLAALRTAIEQAQQL
- a CDS encoding alpha/beta fold hydrolase: MEATVELHTIASGQGPLTLVFLHYFGGSAAEWQAVAAQLEIKHRCVAVDLRGHGDSPAPKAGYSVDDMTDDVVGTLEQLAVDQYILIGHSMSGKVVLNLASRQPVGLQQVLLVSPSPPHPEPIPEKDRKEMLETHGTEQAAVKTFENITAKPVSRADRQQIITDNLRTSEVAWDAWLTAGSKEDIADRMSRVVVPVSIIAGNKDNALSPDVQPELTLPTLPNATFEVLDGAGHLIPYEMPDALVHFITKKISPGLPGNS